The genomic segment GTCGCCGCGGCCCGCTCCGGCGCGGGCGCTCCCCCGGCGGGAACGCGCCGCGGGGTCTTACCGCCCGATGTCCGGACCACGCCCGCCGTCCAGCCCCCGCCCGCCGCGCCGCCCTCCGATCCGCCCATCTACGTCGCGCTGCTCCGCGACTGGGAGGGTTCCGGGCGCACCCTGCCGGGCGGTCACGACCAGGAGTGGACCCGGATCGTGACCACGCCGGTGTGGTCGGGGCTGCCCCAGCGGATCAGTGCGATTCGGGGCCGGCGAGGTGGCGGGCGATGACCATCCGCTGGATCTGGTTGGTGCCCTCCACGATCTGGAGCACCTTGGCCTCCCGCATCAGTCGTTCGACGGGGAAGTCGCGGGTGTAGCCGTAGCCGCCCAGCACCTGCACGGCGTCGATGGTGACGCGCATGGCCGCGTCCGTGCAGAACAGCTTCGCCATGGCGGCCTGCCGGGAGAAGGGCTGTCCGGCGTCGCGGAGCCGGGCGGCCTCCAGGTAGAGCGCCCGGCCGGCCTCGATCTGGGTGGCCATGTCGGCGAGCAGGAAGCGCAGCCCCTGGAAGTCGGCGATGGGGCGTCCGAACTGCCGCCGGTCCGTGGCGTACGCGACGGCCTCGTCCAGCGCGGCCTGGGCGACGCCGATCGCGCAGGCGGCGATGCCCAGGCGGCCGGAGTCGAGCGCGGAGAGCGCGATGGCGAAGCCCTGGCCCTCCTCGCCGATCCGGCGGGCGTCCGGAACCCGTACGCCGTCGAAGTTGAGCTGGGCGGTGGGCGATCCCTTCATGCCCATCTTCCGCTCGGGGGCCGCCGCGTTCAGCCCTTCGGCGTCGCCGGGGACCAGGAAGGCGGTGATGCCCCGGGGGCCGTCGACGCCGGTGCGGGCCAGCACCGTGCAGAAGTCGGCGATGCCGCCGTGGGTGATCCACGCCTTGGTGCCGGTGAGGACCCAGTCGTCGCCGTCCTTCACCGCTCTGGTGTGCAGCGAGGCGGCGTCGGAGCCGGACGCGGGCTCGGAGAGGCAGTAGGCGCCCAGGAGTCCGCCGGAGAGCATCGCGGGCAGGTGCGCCTTCTTCTGCTC from the Streptomyces sp. NBC_01335 genome contains:
- a CDS encoding acyl-CoA dehydrogenase family protein, with product MPDRAPQQVERRLPTEESRQLLTLVRDIVAREIAPKAADEEEAGHFPRELFSLLSASGLLGLAYDSAFGGGDQPYEVYLQVLEELAAARLTVGLGVSVHSLACHALAGFGTEEQKKAHLPAMLSGGLLGAYCLSEPASGSDAASLHTRAVKDGDDWVLTGTKAWITHGGIADFCTVLARTGVDGPRGITAFLVPGDAEGLNAAAPERKMGMKGSPTAQLNFDGVRVPDARRIGEEGQGFAIALSALDSGRLGIAACAIGVAQAALDEAVAYATDRRQFGRPIADFQGLRFLLADMATQIEAGRALYLEAARLRDAGQPFSRQAAMAKLFCTDAAMRVTIDAVQVLGGYGYTRDFPVERLMREAKVLQIVEGTNQIQRMVIARHLAGPESH